The bacterium genome has a window encoding:
- a CDS encoding ABC transporter permease: protein MMLLTPFLTLIERECARFMRLFRQTVVPPVVTTVLYILIFGYSLGRHINSIHGFDYITYIFPGLLQMGVITNAYANSSTSLFAARLEKSIENYLVAPLHSFQIVTGYMVGGLLRGIVVAMATAVSAFFLIKLPIAHPFIILLNLVLTSMFFSGLGIISGLLAESWDKIAVFTNFVLTPLVYLGGVFYSVDMLPPVFAKISHFNPIFYCVDLVRYGFLGHSDINPLVSLSIIGAFSLIIYAVCILLFMRGYKLMK, encoded by the coding sequence ATGATGTTACTCACACCATTTCTTACCTTAATTGAACGTGAATGTGCTCGCTTTATGCGGCTGTTTCGTCAAACCGTGGTGCCTCCTGTTGTTACCACTGTGCTCTATATTTTAATTTTTGGTTATTCGCTTGGTCGCCACATTAATAGTATTCACGGTTTTGATTACATCACCTATATTTTTCCAGGTTTGCTTCAGATGGGCGTTATTACCAATGCCTATGCCAATAGTTCTACCTCGCTTTTTGCCGCGCGGCTTGAAAAATCAATCGAAAATTATCTGGTAGCGCCCCTTCATTCGTTTCAAATTGTAACGGGCTATATGGTTGGTGGTTTGCTCCGTGGAATAGTGGTGGCAATGGCTACGGCTGTCTCGGCCTTTTTCCTCATTAAATTGCCCATCGCACATCCATTCATTATTCTGCTAAATTTAGTGCTTACATCCATGTTTTTCTCTGGTTTAGGCATAATTTCCGGTCTTTTAGCCGAATCTTGGGATAAAATTGCTGTTTTTACCAATTTTGTGCTTACTCCTCTCGTCTATTTAGGGGGAGTTTTCTATTCTGTAGACATGTTACCCCCTGTTTTTGCAAAAATTTCGCATTTTAACCCCATTTTTTACTGTGTTGATCTGGTTCGTTATGGTTTTTTAGGACATTCTGATATAAATCCGCTAGTTTCTTTATCTATTATAGGGGCTTTTTCCCTTATTATCTACGCCGTCTGTATCCTTCTTTTTATGCGGGGTTATAAATTAATGAAATAA
- a CDS encoding VWA domain-containing protein, which yields MKKVIPYVFLFLVLLLPQKILAQATCGSAHGDIVLMLDRTGSMGAQDRTREMQAAQHFVDLVASTQSGIGIAVGRFGDGEPGTPAGGTAAEIFLSLTTASPGSAQSIKDAIADALDNASPGSSNLEDAIEVATRHLVLNANSGMKTIILISDGVPNTHDSDAEDAAEVVPFRTSGSTPKRAAYNAAFWAKNTHGIRIITISFGSSGSAGGPYRELMAQMASNGSDDDTIGGVSDGELIQENGDGDDFFVAVDSSNFSSIFTSISGSILCDDADTCSQDLCDFGTNHCVSVAPDADSDGANDCRDNCPSDAGKTEPGICGCGVSDQADADGDSTPDCIDECVSDPGKIIPGICGCGVSDADSDGDDVVDCQDLCPVDPATSGDTDGDGTADCNDMCVDDPAKTQPGQCGCGSTDIDSDGDGVADCIDLCVNDPGKTSPGVCGCNSIDEDIDSDGTPNCIDQCPLNPDKIAPGGCGCDQPDIDTDGDGIYGCRDLCPDDPSKGDPLKNGPGVCGCSIPDTNSDGDDAVDCRDACPNDPTKIEAGVCDCGVSDVDSDQDGTADCLDLCNADPLKTEPGVCGCGTSDLDSDGDDKVDCEDLCANDQNKTEPGVCGCGVADTDTDGDGSANCIDQCPNDATKASPGVCGCGIAEGTCPSDSQNPDNPDSQNPDTGGGDGSDQAPVAAAAPAAPFSQVQGSGASCSLNAGTSSNAMSFALMMILLMASFGLKKLSIKK from the coding sequence ATGAAAAAAGTAATACCCTATGTCTTTTTATTTTTAGTTCTTTTATTACCCCAAAAAATATTAGCTCAAGCAACATGCGGTAGCGCTCACGGTGATATTGTTCTGATGCTCGACCGTACTGGTTCGATGGGGGCTCAAGACCGTACGCGTGAAATGCAAGCGGCACAGCATTTTGTGGATTTAGTGGCCAGTACCCAATCGGGTATTGGGATAGCTGTTGGTCGTTTTGGTGATGGTGAGCCCGGTACTCCTGCTGGTGGCACGGCGGCAGAAATTTTTCTGTCTCTTACAACAGCAAGCCCTGGCAGTGCTCAGTCTATTAAAGATGCAATAGCCGATGCCTTGGACAATGCGAGCCCTGGATCTTCCAACCTTGAAGACGCAATTGAAGTAGCCACACGTCACTTGGTGTTGAATGCCAATTCCGGTATGAAAACAATCATCCTTATTTCGGATGGCGTTCCCAATACACATGATTCAGATGCCGAAGATGCTGCCGAGGTTGTTCCTTTTAGAACCTCAGGCTCTACTCCCAAACGTGCTGCTTATAATGCGGCTTTTTGGGCTAAAAATACCCATGGAATTCGTATTATTACAATTTCTTTTGGTAGCTCGGGTTCGGCTGGTGGTCCGTATCGTGAGTTGATGGCTCAAATGGCTAGCAATGGTTCTGATGATGATACAATAGGCGGTGTTAGTGATGGCGAACTCATTCAAGAAAACGGTGATGGTGATGATTTTTTTGTAGCTGTTGACTCTTCGAATTTTAGCTCAATTTTCACTTCTATTAGCGGCAGTATTTTGTGTGATGATGCAGATACTTGTTCTCAAGACCTTTGTGATTTTGGAACAAACCATTGTGTGAGCGTTGCTCCCGATGCCGACAGCGATGGTGCCAACGATTGCAGAGATAATTGTCCCAGTGATGCTGGTAAAACAGAACCTGGTATTTGCGGCTGCGGTGTGAGTGATCAAGCCGATGCCGATGGTGATAGCACTCCCGATTGTATCGATGAGTGCGTGAGTGATCCCGGCAAAATTATTCCCGGTATTTGCGGCTGCGGCGTGAGTGATGCCGATAGTGATGGCGATGATGTTGTGGACTGTCAAGATTTATGTCCTGTTGATCCTGCGACAAGTGGTGATACCGATGGTGATGGCACGGCCGATTGTAACGATATGTGCGTGGACGACCCGGCTAAAACCCAGCCTGGTCAATGTGGTTGTGGAAGTACCGATATTGATAGCGATGGTGATGGTGTAGCCGATTGTATCGATTTGTGTGTCAATGATCCTGGTAAAACCTCACCCGGTGTTTGTGGTTGTAACAGTATTGATGAAGATATCGATAGCGATGGAACTCCTAACTGTATCGATCAATGCCCTCTTAATCCCGATAAAATAGCTCCAGGGGGCTGTGGTTGTGATCAGCCCGATATTGATACCGATGGAGACGGAATTTATGGTTGCCGAGATTTATGTCCCGATGATCCTTCAAAAGGTGATCCTCTTAAGAATGGTCCCGGTGTTTGTGGTTGCAGCATACCTGATACCAATAGCGATGGTGATGATGCGGTAGATTGCCGTGATGCTTGCCCCAATGACCCTACCAAAATTGAAGCAGGTGTATGTGACTGTGGTGTGAGCGATGTGGATAGTGATCAAGACGGTACGGCCGATTGTTTGGATTTGTGTAATGCTGACCCATTAAAAACCGAGCCCGGTGTTTGTGGTTGTGGAACGTCTGATCTAGACAGCGATGGTGATGATAAAGTTGATTGTGAAGACTTATGTGCAAATGATCAAAATAAAACTGAGCCCGGTGTTTGTGGTTGTGGTGTAGCCGATACCGATACCGATGGTGATGGTAGTGCAAACTGCATTGATCAGTGTCCCAACGATGCTACTAAAGCCAGCCCCGGTGTTTGTGGTTGTGGTATAGCCGAAGGAACTTGTCCCTCCGACAGCCAAAACCCTGATAATCCGGACTCACAAAATCCAGATACTGGTGGTGGCGATGGTAGTGATCAAGCTCCTGTTGCGGCTGCGGCTCCTGCTGCGCCTTTTTCGCAAGTTCAGGGTAGTGGGGCTAGTTGTAGTTTAAATGCGGGAACTTCATCAAATGCTATGAGTTTTGCATTGATGATGATACTTTTAATGGCTAGTTTTGGTTTAAAAAAACTTTCCATAAAAAAATAA